The following DNA comes from Marinitoga litoralis.
TTTAAAAGATTGTCAAATAATCATATTTGGTTCAAGAGTTACAGGTAACTCTAGTAAATTTTCTGATTTAGACATTGTTATAGATTGTAATGAAAAAATAAAAATGTCTGTTTTATTTAATTTAGAAGAAGAATTTCAGGAGTCAGATTTACCTTTTAGAGTTGATATTATTGATTGGAATAGAACTTCTGAAAGTTTTAAAAAAGTTATAAATAAGAAGTGTATAAAAATAAAACTATAGCAGCCTTTAGGCTGCTATAGTTTTATATTTTCAATCTTTTTAGTGAATTTTCTAAACTCTCAAAAGATTTTGTCACATCATCATATTTATTTGATAAGTAAGATAAATTGTCTTCGAGCTTTTTAGCAATATTTAATATTTCTTCTCCTTGTATTGATATATT
Coding sequences within:
- a CDS encoding nucleotidyltransferase family protein is translated as MIDIKSEHFEIVLNILKKYLKDCQIIIFGSRVTGNSSKFSDLDIVIDCNEKIKMSVLFNLEEEFQESDLPFRVDIIDWNRTSESFKKVINKKCIKIKL